A DNA window from Paenibacillus sp. HWE-109 contains the following coding sequences:
- the proS gene encoding proline--tRNA ligase encodes MSNDKQFVKEITPQGEDFSRWYIDVIKKADLMSYSPVRGCIVFKPDGYEIWENIQRELDSKFKETGHRNAYFPLFIPESFFQKEKEHVEGFNPELPWVTEAGGEKLEERLAIRPTSETMIGHMYSEWINSYRDLPLLINQWANVVRWEKRTLPFLRTTEFLWQEGHTAHEDEQDARRETMQMLEVYRQFAEDFLAIPVIVGQKTPSEKFAGAIDTFSIEAMMKDGKAVQAGTSHYLGTNFAVAFDIKFLDRENQHQFAHTTSWGVSTRLIGALIMVHGDDRGLVLPPKVAPTQVIMIPIGPPKTREQVIGRVDELFAELKKAGVRVKVDDRADQSPGWKFNEYEMRGVPIRVELGPRDMENGQVVLVSRVSGEKKTVQQADFVQEVQNLLAEIHQQMYDKAKQFRDEHYIAVDSIEEFKSFLETKRGFALAGWCGSTACEEHVKQETGATSRNIPFTPSETKSTCLVCGEAAKHTVVFGRSY; translated from the coding sequence ATGTCAAACGATAAGCAGTTTGTAAAAGAGATTACACCACAAGGAGAAGATTTCTCCCGTTGGTATATAGATGTCATTAAGAAAGCTGATTTAATGAGTTATTCTCCTGTACGGGGCTGTATCGTTTTTAAACCGGATGGTTATGAAATTTGGGAAAACATCCAACGTGAGCTGGACAGCAAGTTTAAAGAAACCGGGCATCGCAATGCATACTTCCCGCTATTCATTCCTGAGAGCTTTTTCCAAAAGGAAAAAGAGCACGTGGAGGGTTTTAATCCTGAACTTCCTTGGGTAACGGAAGCTGGCGGCGAGAAACTGGAAGAACGTTTGGCAATTCGTCCAACTTCGGAAACAATGATTGGCCATATGTACTCGGAGTGGATCAACTCCTACCGTGATCTGCCGCTTTTGATCAACCAATGGGCGAATGTCGTTCGTTGGGAGAAGCGTACATTGCCGTTCCTGCGCACAACAGAATTCTTGTGGCAAGAAGGCCATACCGCACATGAAGATGAGCAGGATGCGCGCCGGGAAACGATGCAGATGCTTGAAGTTTACCGTCAGTTCGCGGAAGATTTCTTAGCGATACCTGTTATCGTGGGGCAAAAAACACCGTCCGAGAAGTTTGCAGGTGCGATAGATACCTTCTCCATCGAAGCGATGATGAAAGACGGCAAAGCAGTACAAGCCGGTACTTCTCATTATCTTGGAACGAATTTTGCAGTAGCTTTTGATATTAAATTCTTGGATCGTGAGAATCAGCATCAGTTTGCACATACAACTTCATGGGGCGTGAGCACGCGTTTGATCGGCGCGCTGATTATGGTTCATGGTGATGATCGTGGCTTGGTGCTGCCTCCAAAAGTAGCCCCTACCCAAGTCATTATGATTCCGATCGGGCCTCCCAAAACGAGAGAGCAAGTCATCGGCCGCGTGGATGAGTTGTTCGCTGAACTGAAGAAAGCTGGCGTACGTGTCAAAGTAGATGATCGTGCTGACCAAAGTCCAGGATGGAAATTCAATGAATATGAAATGCGCGGCGTACCGATTCGCGTTGAATTAGGACCTCGTGATATGGAAAATGGTCAAGTTGTTCTTGTATCCCGCGTTAGCGGCGAGAAGAAAACAGTACAGCAAGCTGACTTCGTGCAAGAGGTGCAAAATTTACTTGCTGAGATTCATCAGCAGATGTATGATAAAGCCAAGCAGTTCCGCGATGAGCATTATATTGCTGTCGATTCGATCGAGGAGTTCAAGAGCTTCCTGGAAACGAAACGCGGTTTTGCATTAGCAGGTTGGTGTGGCTCAACGGCATGCGAAGAGCATGTGAAGCAAGAAACGGGTGCAACAAGCCGCAATATCCCTTTCACACCTTCAGAAACGAAATCAACGTGTCTGGTTTGCGGCGAAGCTGCTAAACATACGGTCGTATTTGGCCGAAGCTATTAA
- a CDS encoding PolC-type DNA polymerase III produces the protein MSNLADKRNRFELLMQQAEIPADVVRSFFAEGYIDQVEISRKNRDWTFYLVKNDLVPLNVYRSFCKMIQEKFAQIAKIRFIWKYEQVEPAVLVDEYWSLFLEWLQREVASINGWMTKAKVDVQGHSLTLIMLDQIGLELAKKKNMDMFIRNFFHNFFQTELTIKYAISDSTEIEAEYEKFAKMREQGEKSFTQEIMMSIDMEEEESSLPDDLKLVMGYEIKEVPVPLKNIQEEEKKITVQGTVFGLDVKELRNGNTLFTFNLTDFSDSLAMKVFAKTKDDVKILSLLANGTWIRARGKVEYDRFMQIPELVMIPNDLTEVMPPRDRMDDAAEKRVEFHLHTNMSTMDALTPVDQYVKMAAKWGHKAIAITDHANIQCYPDAGKAAKKHGIKVIFGLEANVVNDSVPIVMNSRDLDLKQATYVIFDVETTGLSVTNNRIIELAGVKMQDGKEIDRFATFINPHEKIPYNIQQLTNITDDMVVDAPDIEDELPKFVEFIGDSVLVAHNARFDMGFLQTNLKRMNLPEVTNTVLDTLELARFLFPSMKNHRLNTLSDKFKVGLDNHHRAIDDSIALGFVMYHLINEANDRQITSLAKLNDFVGKDLSNQRPFHCCIYALNATGKKNLFRLISLSHTQYLQRAATIPKSILVEHREGLLITSGCEKGEFFEAVLNKSMEEAEQVAEFYDILEIQPVSYNMHLVEKGLVGSVEALEDAVRRVCEIGYKTGKPVIATGNVHYLNPREKVCRDITIQGITGFSPLKAMKKPDAHFRTTKEMLEEFKFLGEEKAFEVVIRSTNDLADRFEMIDLFPDKLFTPIIEGADEEIRETCYTTAKNMYGEELPEVIVARLEKELVPIIKFGFSANYLISERLVKKSNEDGYLVGSRGSVGSSVVAMMLGISEVNPLPPHYLCAACQHSEWFLDGSVPSGFDLPNKICPNCGGALKGDGHDIPFETFLGFKGDKVPDIDLNFSGEYQPVAHNYTKELFGEKSVFRAGTIGTVAEKTAFGFVKKYEEEQGAKWRGAEISRLASGCTGVKRSTGQHPGGIVVVPDYMEVDDITPVQFPADDKNSEWMTTHFDYHAFDANLLKLDILGHDDPTMMRMLQDLTDIDPTTIPMNDAKAMSIFNSTEAIGVRPDQIRSPVATYGVPEMGTKFVRQMLQETQPSSFADLLQISGLSHGTGVWLGNAQELIKKGICNIKTVIGCRDDIMLFLIYKAGMDAGLAFKITESVRKGKGLTDEWKEEMKRCNVPAWYIESCERIEYMFPKAHAAAYVISAVRTAYFKVYHPIAYYATYFSVRAADFDLELLCQGYDAILKKLIEIEEKGFQALPKEKAMVSILEMSLEMTSRGFSFKPIDIYRSHATKFIIDGTSLIPPFAAMSGIGENAAKNIAAAKEEGDFLSIEDFQNRSKASKTVIEMLASMGCFRGLPESNQLSLF, from the coding sequence ATGAGTAATTTGGCTGATAAACGGAATCGCTTTGAGCTTTTGATGCAGCAAGCCGAGATTCCAGCCGATGTTGTGCGATCATTTTTTGCGGAAGGCTATATTGATCAAGTGGAAATCAGTCGCAAGAATAGGGACTGGACTTTTTATTTGGTGAAAAATGACTTGGTGCCTCTGAACGTTTATCGCTCATTTTGTAAAATGATTCAAGAAAAGTTTGCGCAAATAGCGAAGATTCGTTTCATTTGGAAATACGAGCAAGTAGAACCGGCAGTTTTGGTAGATGAATATTGGAGTTTATTCCTGGAGTGGCTGCAGCGCGAGGTTGCCTCGATTAATGGTTGGATGACGAAGGCCAAAGTGGATGTTCAAGGTCATTCATTAACCCTTATCATGCTCGATCAAATAGGGCTTGAACTGGCGAAGAAGAAAAACATGGATATGTTTATCCGCAATTTTTTTCATAACTTTTTTCAAACCGAGCTAACGATCAAGTATGCCATTAGTGATTCAACCGAAATCGAAGCCGAGTACGAGAAATTTGCCAAGATGAGGGAACAAGGCGAGAAGTCATTCACGCAAGAAATCATGATGTCGATCGATATGGAGGAAGAAGAATCCTCCTTGCCGGATGATCTCAAGCTCGTTATGGGCTACGAAATTAAAGAAGTGCCTGTACCGCTCAAAAACATTCAAGAAGAAGAGAAGAAAATTACAGTACAAGGGACGGTATTTGGTTTAGATGTCAAGGAATTGAGAAATGGCAATACCTTGTTCACGTTTAACTTGACGGATTTTTCGGATTCTTTGGCTATGAAAGTATTTGCGAAGACCAAGGATGATGTGAAAATTCTTAGTTTGCTTGCCAATGGGACCTGGATTCGTGCCCGAGGCAAGGTGGAATATGATCGTTTCATGCAAATTCCGGAATTGGTTATGATTCCCAATGATTTGACCGAAGTCATGCCTCCTAGAGATCGTATGGATGATGCGGCAGAAAAGCGCGTTGAATTCCATCTACATACGAATATGAGCACGATGGATGCGCTAACCCCCGTAGATCAATATGTGAAAATGGCAGCGAAATGGGGACATAAAGCGATTGCCATTACGGATCACGCCAACATTCAATGTTACCCCGATGCAGGCAAAGCAGCCAAGAAGCATGGCATCAAAGTGATATTTGGCTTAGAAGCGAATGTTGTTAATGATTCGGTGCCCATTGTTATGAACAGTCGTGATTTGGATCTCAAACAAGCAACTTATGTAATATTTGACGTCGAGACAACGGGTCTTTCTGTAACGAACAATCGGATTATTGAGTTAGCCGGCGTGAAAATGCAGGATGGAAAAGAAATCGATCGTTTTGCAACATTCATCAATCCGCACGAGAAGATACCCTATAATATCCAGCAATTAACGAATATTACTGATGATATGGTAGTTGATGCGCCAGACATTGAGGATGAACTGCCTAAGTTCGTAGAGTTTATTGGTGATTCTGTATTGGTCGCCCACAATGCGAGATTTGATATGGGTTTCCTCCAAACGAATCTGAAACGGATGAACTTGCCTGAAGTGACCAATACCGTACTAGATACGCTTGAACTTGCGAGATTTCTCTTTCCTTCTATGAAAAATCATCGACTGAACACCTTATCCGACAAGTTTAAAGTGGGCTTGGATAACCATCACCGAGCGATTGACGATTCCATTGCCCTTGGTTTTGTAATGTATCATTTAATTAACGAGGCGAATGATCGACAAATTACGAGTCTCGCGAAATTAAACGATTTCGTCGGTAAAGATTTGTCGAATCAGCGACCGTTTCATTGTTGTATTTATGCACTTAATGCGACTGGCAAGAAGAACTTATTCAGACTTATTTCATTATCGCATACCCAATATTTGCAGCGTGCCGCAACAATCCCGAAGAGCATATTAGTTGAGCACCGAGAAGGTCTCCTGATTACATCGGGTTGCGAGAAAGGTGAATTTTTTGAAGCCGTACTCAATAAATCGATGGAGGAAGCCGAACAAGTTGCAGAATTTTATGATATTCTCGAGATTCAACCTGTTAGCTACAACATGCATCTTGTTGAAAAAGGGCTTGTCGGCAGTGTAGAGGCGTTAGAAGACGCGGTACGCCGAGTGTGCGAAATCGGTTATAAAACAGGGAAACCAGTCATAGCTACTGGCAACGTTCATTACCTGAATCCTCGCGAGAAAGTATGCCGAGACATTACTATTCAAGGGATTACAGGTTTCAGTCCGCTCAAAGCGATGAAGAAGCCGGATGCGCATTTCCGGACCACCAAAGAAATGTTGGAAGAATTTAAATTTCTAGGCGAAGAGAAAGCGTTTGAGGTCGTTATTCGCAGCACCAATGATCTGGCCGATCGCTTTGAAATGATTGACCTTTTCCCGGATAAATTGTTTACCCCGATTATTGAAGGAGCAGACGAAGAAATTCGAGAAACCTGCTATACGACTGCTAAGAACATGTACGGTGAGGAATTGCCTGAAGTTATTGTCGCTCGTTTGGAGAAAGAGCTGGTACCGATTATTAAGTTCGGTTTCTCTGCCAACTACTTGATCTCAGAACGTCTTGTCAAAAAGTCTAATGAAGACGGCTACCTCGTTGGGTCACGGGGATCTGTAGGCTCCTCTGTTGTTGCCATGATGTTGGGAATTTCTGAGGTTAATCCTCTGCCTCCTCATTACCTTTGTGCAGCTTGCCAGCATAGTGAATGGTTCCTGGATGGCAGTGTTCCGAGTGGATTCGATCTCCCGAATAAAATTTGCCCGAATTGCGGAGGAGCGCTCAAAGGGGATGGACATGATATTCCGTTCGAAACGTTCCTTGGTTTTAAAGGGGATAAAGTTCCCGATATCGATTTGAACTTCTCCGGGGAATATCAACCGGTTGCGCATAACTATACCAAAGAACTGTTCGGTGAAAAAAGTGTTTTCCGTGCTGGAACGATCGGTACGGTCGCAGAAAAAACAGCCTTCGGGTTTGTTAAGAAATATGAAGAAGAACAAGGCGCCAAATGGCGAGGAGCCGAGATTAGCCGGTTAGCATCCGGTTGTACGGGCGTAAAGCGAAGTACAGGGCAGCATCCAGGCGGTATCGTTGTTGTGCCGGATTACATGGAAGTTGACGATATCACACCTGTGCAATTCCCTGCTGATGATAAGAATTCGGAGTGGATGACGACACACTTCGATTACCATGCATTTGATGCTAACTTGCTCAAGCTTGATATTCTTGGGCACGACGATCCGACGATGATGCGGATGCTGCAAGATCTCACCGACATTGATCCAACGACGATCCCCATGAATGATGCCAAGGCCATGAGTATCTTTAATTCAACGGAAGCCATCGGCGTTAGACCGGATCAAATTCGTTCACCGGTCGCAACGTATGGCGTTCCGGAGATGGGAACCAAATTTGTTCGGCAAATGCTTCAAGAAACACAGCCAAGCTCTTTCGCTGACTTATTGCAGATTTCCGGACTGTCGCATGGAACAGGTGTTTGGTTAGGGAATGCTCAGGAACTGATCAAGAAAGGGATCTGCAACATTAAAACCGTAATCGGTTGTCGCGATGATATCATGCTTTTCTTGATTTACAAGGCTGGCATGGATGCAGGTCTAGCTTTCAAAATTACAGAGAGCGTCCGTAAAGGGAAAGGTTTGACAGATGAGTGGAAGGAGGAGATGAAGCGCTGCAATGTACCGGCTTGGTATATTGAATCCTGCGAGCGGATTGAGTACATGTTTCCAAAAGCGCATGCTGCGGCCTATGTCATCTCTGCTGTTCGTACCGCTTATTTCAAAGTCTATCACCCGATTGCCTACTATGCGACCTATTTTAGTGTGCGTGCAGCCGACTTTGATCTTGAACTATTATGTCAAGGTTATGATGCTATTCTCAAAAAGCTGATTGAAATTGAAGAAAAGGGCTTCCAAGCGCTGCCGAAAGAGAAGGCGATGGTGTCCATTTTGGAGATGTCCTTGGAAATGACTTCACGCGGTTTCAGCTTCAAGCCCATTGATATCTACCGCTCGCATGCGACGAAGTTTATTATCGACGGGACTTCGCTCATTCCGCCATTCGCGGCAATGTCCGGGATCGGGGAGAATGCAGCGAAG
- the rseP gene encoding RIP metalloprotease RseP, producing the protein MSTIEVGLKVILLFFVLVTIHEWGHFYFAKRAGILVREFAIGFGPKIFSYKKGETRYTLRILPIGGFVRMAGEDPEIVQVNPGQTVAIKLNKQNQVTSLYLDQLDRRSNVIIGVVEHIDLERALQVSLDVDGEKVTYPMDPQAMMVTKGTETQIAPYDRQFGSKTVGQRALAIVMGPVMNFILAIVLFFIVVVISGVFTNVKLDSVLAGKAGEKAGLHKGDVIISIDNQPIGTDREKLVTSIQASAGKPMTWVIDRAGNPLTVQVTPEMDAGSGKLGVVISGDRRSANFSEVLTGTYDQVVGTTIGIVTGLQKLVTLQFKLDDLGGPVRTAQVSAQFAQMGIAVFLSWTATLSLYLGIFNLLPIPALDGSRLLFMGLEALRGKPLDPNRESMVHFVGFALLMLLMVAVTYNDILRLIKG; encoded by the coding sequence TTGTCAACCATAGAAGTGGGATTGAAGGTTATTTTGTTGTTTTTCGTTCTAGTAACGATACATGAATGGGGTCATTTTTACTTTGCCAAACGTGCAGGGATCTTAGTTAGAGAGTTTGCCATTGGTTTTGGACCCAAGATTTTCTCATATAAAAAAGGGGAAACACGCTATACACTGCGTATTCTGCCGATCGGCGGATTTGTGCGGATGGCGGGTGAAGATCCGGAAATTGTTCAGGTAAATCCCGGACAAACGGTTGCGATTAAATTAAACAAACAAAATCAAGTGACATCTCTGTATCTGGACCAACTGGACCGTCGTTCCAATGTTATTATTGGTGTGGTGGAACACATTGATCTGGAGAGGGCGCTTCAAGTTTCGCTGGATGTGGATGGAGAAAAAGTCACTTATCCGATGGATCCGCAGGCCATGATGGTCACGAAGGGAACCGAAACCCAAATTGCCCCATATGACAGGCAGTTCGGCTCCAAAACCGTGGGGCAAAGAGCTTTGGCGATCGTAATGGGACCCGTTATGAATTTTATTTTGGCGATCGTTTTGTTTTTCATTGTGGTTGTGATATCTGGTGTGTTTACGAATGTAAAACTGGATTCCGTGCTTGCGGGTAAAGCTGGAGAAAAAGCCGGTTTGCACAAAGGTGATGTGATCATCTCCATTGATAATCAACCGATTGGTACGGATCGCGAGAAGTTAGTAACATCGATTCAAGCATCAGCTGGGAAGCCGATGACTTGGGTCATCGATCGTGCAGGTAACCCATTAACGGTTCAAGTTACGCCTGAGATGGATGCAGGTTCCGGCAAGTTAGGTGTTGTCATTTCTGGTGATCGCAGGAGCGCAAACTTCAGTGAAGTCTTAACGGGTACTTACGATCAGGTCGTTGGTACGACGATCGGAATCGTAACAGGGCTGCAAAAGCTCGTCACGCTTCAATTTAAACTCGATGATTTAGGCGGTCCTGTAAGAACCGCTCAAGTATCGGCCCAATTTGCTCAAATGGGAATAGCGGTTTTCCTCTCTTGGACAGCTACTTTGAGCTTATACTTAGGGATTTTTAACCTTCTGCCGATTCCAGCTTTGGATGGAAGTCGACTTCTATTTATGGGATTGGAAGCACTGCGCGGCAAGCCGCTTGATCCGAACCGAGAAAGCATGGTTCATTTTGTTGGGTTTGCACTGCTTATGCTGCTGATGGTGGCTGTAACGTATAATGATATTTTGCGCTTGATTAAGGGATAG
- a CDS encoding isoprenyl transferase has product MFKLVKEWLGRSKPVKAELQDIELDKVPAHVAIIMDGNGRWAKQRGLPRVAGHHSGMKNVKKITMAANQIGVKVLTMYAFSTENWKRPKEEVDFLMKLPQEFFPLEIEELIENNVRIRMTGWREGLPEYTLKAIEGAIERTKDNTGLILNFALNYGGRKEMIAGVQEMIRDVQSGKLQVEELDENRFSSYMLTSDLPDPDLLIRTSGELRLSNFLLWQIAYSELWFTEAYWPEFTESLFLQAIAEYQRRGRRYGGV; this is encoded by the coding sequence GTGTTCAAGCTAGTTAAGGAATGGTTAGGAAGAAGTAAACCAGTTAAGGCCGAATTACAAGACATCGAATTAGACAAAGTACCTGCACATGTCGCTATTATTATGGATGGCAACGGAAGGTGGGCCAAACAAAGAGGATTGCCTCGCGTAGCTGGTCACCATTCAGGTATGAAAAATGTGAAGAAAATTACGATGGCTGCAAATCAAATTGGTGTCAAAGTGTTGACGATGTATGCTTTTTCGACCGAAAATTGGAAGAGGCCTAAGGAAGAAGTGGATTTCTTAATGAAGCTTCCTCAAGAGTTTTTCCCTTTGGAGATTGAAGAGTTGATCGAGAATAATGTCCGCATTCGTATGACAGGATGGCGCGAAGGTTTGCCTGAATACACGCTGAAAGCGATTGAAGGTGCTATCGAACGGACAAAGGATAACACTGGACTCATATTGAATTTTGCCTTGAATTATGGCGGGCGTAAAGAAATGATTGCTGGTGTTCAAGAAATGATTCGTGATGTTCAAAGCGGTAAATTACAAGTTGAGGAATTGGATGAGAACCGGTTTTCTTCCTATATGCTTACTTCCGATTTGCCAGATCCGGATTTGTTAATTCGCACTAGCGGTGAATTAAGACTCAGTAATTTTTTACTTTGGCAGATAGCCTACTCGGAGCTTTGGTTTACGGAGGCTTACTGGCCGGAATTCACGGAATCGTTATTCTTACAAGCCATTGCGGAATACCAGCGCCGCGGAAGAAGATATGGGGGCGTTTAG
- the pyrH gene encoding UMP kinase yields the protein MGQPFYKRVVLKLSGEALAGQQGYGIDSEVITSIAQQVKDVVELNVEVAIVVGGGNIWRGIAGSEKGMDRATADYMGMLATVMNSLALQDALENIEVPTRVQSSITMQQVAEPYIRRRAMRHLEKGRVVIFAAGTGNPYFSTDTTAALRAAEIEAEVILMAKNKVDGVYSADPFKDPTAKKYETLTYMEVISNNLGVMDSTASSLCMDNNIPLVVFNITEKGNIKRVVLGEKIGTTVKGSV from the coding sequence TTGGGTCAACCTTTTTACAAAAGAGTAGTGCTAAAATTAAGCGGCGAAGCTTTGGCTGGTCAGCAGGGCTACGGCATTGATTCGGAAGTCATTACGTCCATTGCCCAACAGGTCAAAGATGTTGTGGAATTGAATGTAGAAGTAGCCATCGTCGTAGGTGGCGGAAACATCTGGCGTGGGATAGCTGGAAGCGAGAAGGGGATGGACCGAGCTACTGCTGATTACATGGGCATGTTGGCTACGGTGATGAACTCATTGGCGCTGCAGGACGCTTTGGAGAATATTGAAGTCCCTACACGCGTGCAGTCCTCGATAACCATGCAACAGGTTGCAGAACCGTACATCCGGAGAAGAGCCATGCGTCACCTTGAGAAAGGTCGAGTTGTTATCTTCGCCGCAGGAACTGGTAATCCTTACTTCTCAACGGATACGACAGCAGCTTTGAGAGCAGCTGAAATTGAAGCGGAAGTTATTCTCATGGCCAAAAACAAAGTGGATGGCGTCTATTCCGCTGATCCATTCAAAGATCCAACAGCTAAGAAGTATGAGACGTTAACCTATATGGAAGTCATCAGTAATAATCTTGGTGTCATGGATTCCACCGCATCTTCCCTTTGTATGGATAACAACATCCCGTTAGTGGTGTTCAACATTACAGAAAAAGGGAATATCAAACGAGTGGTCCTTGGCGAGAAAATTGGGACTACAGTTAAAGGGAGTGTCTAA
- a CDS encoding phosphatidate cytidylyltransferase, protein MKQRIVTGVIAGFLFITLLVLGGYWYAGLIVLVSILGYREYLQMNGYSKFKLTSAVGLIALLYITIPWEWVGISIPLTSTAVIWLLMFLLLFITVATKNKITIDQVSVMLLGVVYIGFGFYYMISSRLAEHGLFWTILVFVCIWASDSGAYFVGSKLGKNLLWPQISPKKSVEGAVGGVVIAMIIALVFACYAPDLLGYGRALFLGLVIAVVGQVGDLIQSAYKRVKGIKDTGTLLPGHGGVLDRMDSWLIVFPFIHLLGMIPH, encoded by the coding sequence TTGAAGCAGAGAATTGTCACGGGAGTCATCGCTGGCTTCTTATTTATCACTCTATTAGTTTTGGGTGGTTATTGGTATGCAGGTTTAATTGTATTGGTATCTATTTTGGGATATCGCGAGTACTTGCAAATGAATGGCTATTCTAAATTTAAATTAACAAGCGCAGTGGGACTAATTGCACTCTTATATATAACGATTCCTTGGGAGTGGGTGGGTATCTCAATACCTCTCACTTCGACTGCCGTCATATGGCTTCTCATGTTTTTACTGCTTTTCATAACGGTAGCGACCAAAAACAAAATTACGATTGATCAAGTCTCGGTTATGTTGCTTGGTGTTGTCTATATAGGTTTTGGCTTTTATTATATGATTTCTTCACGGCTTGCTGAACATGGCTTGTTTTGGACGATCCTTGTCTTTGTTTGTATCTGGGCATCGGATTCAGGCGCTTATTTTGTAGGCTCGAAGCTCGGGAAAAATCTCCTTTGGCCACAAATTAGTCCGAAAAAATCAGTTGAAGGGGCAGTCGGCGGGGTTGTGATCGCAATGATTATCGCCCTGGTATTTGCCTGCTACGCGCCAGATTTGCTCGGCTATGGACGAGCTCTGTTTCTTGGGCTAGTCATTGCTGTTGTGGGACAAGTCGGCGATTTGATTCAATCTGCCTATAAGCGAGTGAAAGGTATTAAAGATACAGGAACATTACTCCCCGGTCATGGTGGTGTACTGGATCGAATGGATAGCTGGTTAATCGTCTTCCCATTTATTCATTTGCTTGGAATGATTCCTCACTAA
- a CDS encoding 1-deoxy-D-xylulose-5-phosphate reductoisomerase, with protein MKRIAILGSTGSIGTQTLDIVAHAPEKFQVEALAGGYNSQLLIEQIQAFQPKIVSVATKELADEVSKQITSTTKVLYGEEGLMEVAASSEADLVVTAMVGSQGLKPTMAAIEAGKHIGLANKETLVSAGHIVTDAARRKGVSLLPIDSEHSAIFQCLNGENRSQIAKITLTASGGSFRDRSRAELEGVTVEQALQHPNWSMGAKITIDSATMVNKGLEVIEAHWLFNLRYDQIDVLIHPESVIHSYVEFEDNSVIAQLGNPDMRVPIQYALTYPDRYPTPTKRLDLAAIGKLHFREMDFNRFPCLKMAFESGIQGGTTPTVYNAANEVAVARFLKGEIAFLQIEHIIESVLLKHESISNPPLEVIHEQDLWARAFATNVQF; from the coding sequence ATGAAACGGATTGCCATTTTGGGATCAACGGGGTCCATTGGGACTCAAACGCTGGACATTGTTGCACACGCGCCTGAGAAATTTCAAGTGGAAGCTCTAGCGGGTGGATATAACAGTCAGTTGTTAATCGAACAGATTCAAGCTTTTCAACCTAAGATCGTATCCGTGGCAACCAAAGAATTGGCGGATGAAGTTTCGAAGCAAATAACATCTACGACCAAGGTTCTATACGGAGAAGAAGGTTTGATGGAAGTTGCTGCTTCAAGTGAGGCAGATCTTGTGGTGACAGCCATGGTAGGGAGTCAGGGTTTGAAGCCCACGATGGCTGCCATCGAGGCAGGCAAGCATATCGGTTTAGCTAACAAGGAGACACTCGTAAGCGCTGGACACATTGTGACAGATGCTGCACGCAGGAAAGGTGTTAGCTTGCTGCCTATCGATAGTGAGCATTCCGCCATATTTCAATGTTTGAATGGCGAGAATCGTTCGCAAATTGCCAAGATTACACTGACAGCTTCTGGAGGTTCATTTCGTGATCGCTCGCGAGCTGAATTAGAGGGAGTAACAGTTGAGCAAGCTTTGCAGCATCCCAATTGGTCCATGGGTGCCAAGATTACGATTGATTCTGCGACGATGGTGAACAAAGGACTTGAAGTCATCGAGGCCCATTGGTTGTTCAATCTTCGCTATGATCAAATCGATGTACTCATTCACCCGGAGAGCGTTATTCATTCCTACGTTGAATTTGAAGACAATAGTGTTATTGCGCAATTAGGCAATCCGGATATGCGGGTGCCGATTCAATATGCTTTAACGTATCCTGATCGTTATCCAACGCCAACCAAGCGATTGGATTTAGCTGCAATCGGCAAACTGCATTTTCGTGAAATGGATTTCAATCGCTTTCCATGTCTCAAGATGGCTTTCGAGAGCGGTATTCAGGGTGGAACGACACCGACAGTCTATAATGCAGCGAATGAAGTTGCGGTTGCACGCTTTCTCAAAGGTGAAATTGCTTTCTTGCAAATTGAACATATTATTGAATCTGTATTATTAAAGCATGAGTCGATTTCAAATCCACCTCTTGAAGTTATTCATGAGCAGGATTTGTGGGCAAGAGCCTTCGCGACAAATGTCCAATTCTAA
- the frr gene encoding ribosome recycling factor gives MPQAVKKNAEDRMDKAIGSLKRDLTSLRAGRATPSLLDRIQVEYYGAMTPVNQLANLTTPDSRTLLIQPWDKSSMSAIEKAIMKSDIGLTPSNDGTIIRIVIPALTEERRADLVKMTKKFGEEAKIAIRNIRRDANDEIKKLEKAGISEDESRKHQEDIQKFTDKFVAEVEKVLAAKEKEIMEV, from the coding sequence ATGCCACAAGCAGTGAAAAAAAATGCGGAAGATCGGATGGACAAAGCGATTGGTTCTTTGAAAAGAGACTTGACTTCGCTTCGTGCTGGTCGTGCGACCCCATCTTTATTAGATCGTATTCAAGTTGAATATTACGGTGCAATGACACCTGTTAATCAACTTGCTAATTTAACTACACCGGATTCACGTACTTTACTCATTCAACCATGGGACAAAAGTTCAATGTCGGCGATTGAAAAAGCAATCATGAAGTCTGATATAGGATTAACTCCGTCCAATGACGGGACGATTATTCGTATTGTCATTCCGGCTTTAACGGAAGAGCGTCGTGCTGATCTCGTGAAAATGACGAAGAAGTTCGGCGAAGAAGCGAAGATTGCTATTCGTAACATCCGCCGCGATGCGAACGACGAAATTAAGAAACTTGAAAAAGCTGGGATTTCTGAAGATGAGTCCCGCAAACATCAAGAAGATATCCAGAAATTTACGGATAAATTCGTGGCTGAAGTTGAGAAAGTTTTGGCTGCTAAAGAAAAAGAAATCATGGAAGTATAA